One part of the Mya arenaria isolate MELC-2E11 chromosome 3, ASM2691426v1 genome encodes these proteins:
- the LOC128227603 gene encoding alpha-(1,3)-fucosyltransferase C-like produces the protein MSSLSCIVMIKRGNKFIIIGLVVVCIFVFVPHHMRGEAVPRRLDMLPRADGRAVVSDPAERLLLYWKPFNGNVFLKAEQSCLKSCPVKCNITDDKNMFYEADLINYHLTDLWPDNWHIDTSKTIEFPAYRRKEQIWVLTNQEPPSNLFGNLRVFDRLFNWTMWYRTDSVVPFQYGWSVALTEDESSSSTKDLKRRNFYREKSRNITGRISNCGDASRRYRLVYKMQQHLDIDMYGGCYSKKCYHENCNQPLEEYRFYLAFENSLCTDYVTEKYWDAISRDQIPIVNWEYQHVKNVVIPNSFISVHDFGDIESFVDYLEQVMTNETLYNSYFDWRGHFRTERRCSSCLLCQALYADTSRRVVADLEGWVRADICPKVQELNKLVLDIDRRLFEWGI, from the exons ATGTCGAGTCTTTCCTGCATTGTAATGATAAAGCGTGGCAACAAATTTATAATCATAGGACTAGTAGTGGTatgcatttttgtgtttgttcCTCATCACATGAGGGGAGAGGCTGTTCCCCGTAGGCTGGACATGTTGCCGCGTGCGGACGGAAGGGCTGTAGTAAGTGATCCAGCGGAAAGGCTACTACTTTATTGGAAGCCATTTaatggaaatgtttttttaaaagcagaACAGAGCTGTTTGAAATCGTGTCCAGTGAAATGTAACATAACGGATGACAAAAACATGTTCTATGAAGCTGATTTAATCAATTACCACTTGACGGATTTATGGCCGGACAACTGGCACATCGATACCTCGAAGACGATTGAATTTCCGGCATATCGCCGAAAGGAACAGATATGGGTGCTAACTAACCAAGAGCCTCCTTCAAACTTGTTTGGAAATCTCAGGGTTTTTGATAGACTGTTTAACTGGACTATGTGGTATCGAACTGATTCAGTGGTTCCTTTCCAGTATGGTTGGTCAGTTGCTTTGACAGAAGATGAGTCGTCAAGTTCAACAAAAGATTTGAAAAGACGTAACTTTTACCGAGAGAAAAGTAGAAACATTACTGGTAGGATAAGTAACTGTGGGGATGCCTCGAGGAGATACAGACTggtttacaaaatgcaacaacaTCTAGATATCGATATGTATGGCGGATGTTACTCCAAAAAATGCTATCATGAAAACTGCAACCAACCTTTAGAAGAATACCGATTCTACCTAGCCTTTGAGAACTCACTGTGCACTGATTATGTCACTGAAAAATACTGGGATGCTATAAGTAGGGATCAAATTCCAATTGTTAACTGGGAATATCAGCATGTGAAAAATGTAGTTATTCCTAATTCTTTTATCAGTGTTCATGACTTTGGAGACATCGAGTCTTTCGTTGACTACTTAGAACAGGTGATGACAAATGAAACTCTTTACAATAGTTATTTCGACTGGCGAGGCCACTTCCGAACGGAGCGGCGCTGCTCTAGTTGTCTGCTGTGCCAGGCCCTTTACGCAGATACCTCGAGACGGGTTGTGGCCGACCTCGAAGGCTGGGTACGCGCGGACATATGTCCCAAAGTACAG GAGTTGAATAAGCTGGTGTTGGATATCGATCGACGACTCTTCGAGTGGGGGATATGA
- the LOC128227604 gene encoding alpha-(1,3)-fucosyltransferase C-like: MSSLCSTTMLKRGYKFIFIGLGVVCFIVYFHLYMRAEAVPRRLDMLPRTDRRAVVIDPAVKLLLYWKPFNGDGFLKPEQNCLKSCPVKCNITDDKNMFYEADLINYHLTDLWPDNWHIDTTKTIEFPAYRRKEQIWVLTNQEPPSNLFGNIRVFNKLFNWTMWYRTDSVVPFQYGWSVALTEDESSSSTKDLKRRNFYREKSRNITGRISNCGDASRRYRLVHKMQQHLDIDMYGGCYSKKCYHENCNQPLEEYRFYLAFENSLCTDYVTEKYWDAISRDQIPIVNWDYQHVQNVVISNSFISVHDFGDIKSFVDYLEQVMTNETLYNSYFDWRRHFRVERRCSSCLLCQHLYADTSRRVVADLEGWVRADICPKVQELNKLVLDIDRRLFEWGI, translated from the exons ATGTCGAGTCTTTGCAGCACTACAATGTTAAAGCGTGGctacaaatttatatttataggaCTAGGAGTGGTATgctttattgtatattttcatcTTTATATGCGAGCAGAGGCTGTTCCGCGTAGGCTGGACATGTTGCCGCGGACGGACAGACGGGCCGTTGTAATTGATCCAGCGGTAAAGCTACTGCTTTATTGGAAGCCATTTAATGGAGATGGGTTTTTAAAACCAGAACAGAACTGTTTGAAATCGTGTCCAGTGAAATGTAACATAACAGATGACAAAAACATGTTCTATGAAGCTGATTTAATCAATTACCACTTGACGGATTTATGGCCGGACAACTGGCACATCGATACAACAAAGACGATTGAATTTCCGGCATATCGCCGAAAGGAACAGATATGGGTGCTAACTAACCAAGAGCCTCCTTCAAACTTGTTTGGAAATATCCGGGTTTTTAATAAACTGTTTAACTGGACTATGTGGTACCGAACTGATTCAGTGGTTCCTTTCCAGTATGGTTGGTCTGTTGCTTTGACTGAAGATGAGTCGTCAAGTTCAACAAAAGATTTGAAAAGACGTAATTTCTACCGAGAGAAAAGTAGAAACATTACTGGTAGGATTAGTAACTGTGGGGACGCCTCGAGGAGATACAGACTGGTTCACAAAATGCAACAACATCTAGATATCGATATGTATGGCGGATGTTACTCCAAAAAATGCTATCATGAAAACTGCAACCAACCTTTAGAAGAATACCGATTCTACCTAGCCTTTGAGAACTCACTGTGCACTGATTATGTCACTGAAAAATACTGGGATGCTATAAGTAGGGATCAAATTCCAATTGTTAACTGGGATTATCAGCATGTGCAAAATGTAGTTATTTCTAATTCTTTTATCAGCGTCCATGACTTTGGAGACATCAAGTCTTTCGTTGACTACTTAGAACAGGTGATGACAAATGAAACTCTTTACAATAGTTATTTCGACTGGCGGCGCCACTTCCGGGTTGAGCGGCGCTGCTCTAGTTGCCTGCTGTGCCAGCACCTGTACGCAGATACCTCGAGACGGGTTGTGGCCGACCTTGAAGGCTGGGTACGCGCGGACATATGTCCCAAAGTACAG GAGTTGAATAAGCTGGTGTTGGATATCGATCGACGACTCTTCGAGTGGGGAATATGA